One genomic region from Hoeflea algicola encodes:
- a CDS encoding M23 family metallopeptidase, whose amino-acid sequence MPSDEFLARQMGDQPPLLADGRKPPDRREISLRWLSGTFMTGITSSLLMGVALFGALEGREQLALPAEALAATELNVSQAGAVEKGARLIQSVVTAKPMDRAIMEVSTMVRDGDRDVVRRQPFVHVNIALASAVSTGANKKYPGFDPLEIFSTGEAEAASSVRTGVIYGADVDSEISLRTFDFPLDTPGRPYAAAMSLEEAEETVRTNGSVLTDGTVQYAALNYVDPRRFVSNRLDLDFSASLNARVIAENVSVASYSPTSQPRVEYLDDIVPVRKAAALTDILDSAGYNEEQYAAALQALDRQIKISAIPEHSVVRIGVEQIGERARVIRMSLYQDSRHLVTVAESDHNGFVVGTEPPPTPAVRSAFDDSAAPVVTKRDLPNVYDGIYRAGLTYGMSPGMITQIIKMLASTVDFQSQLKPTDSLEAFFSVDDESGTASDDSELLFVNAKFGGNAVRLYRFQHPEDNSIDYYDQEGRSAKQFLLRNPVPNGKFRSGFGMRRHPILKYSKMHTGVDWSAPRGTPIIASGNGVVERAGWSGGYGKQTMIRHANGYVSSYSHQNAIAKGIKAGVRVRQGQVIGYVGSTGLSTGPHLHYELIVNGNKVDAMRIRLPDGKTLKGDALDMFARERDRINALLDIEVSNKEVASR is encoded by the coding sequence ATGCCGAGCGACGAGTTTCTTGCACGACAGATGGGCGACCAACCGCCGCTGTTGGCTGACGGCCGCAAGCCGCCGGACAGACGCGAGATCTCACTACGCTGGCTGTCGGGAACCTTCATGACCGGCATCACCTCCAGCCTGCTGATGGGGGTCGCCCTGTTCGGCGCGCTCGAGGGGCGCGAGCAGCTGGCACTTCCCGCCGAAGCGCTGGCCGCCACCGAACTCAACGTGAGCCAGGCCGGGGCCGTAGAAAAGGGTGCCCGGCTGATCCAGTCGGTTGTCACCGCCAAACCGATGGACCGGGCCATCATGGAGGTGTCGACGATGGTCCGCGACGGCGACCGTGACGTTGTCCGGCGCCAGCCGTTCGTCCATGTCAACATCGCCCTTGCCAGCGCCGTTTCCACCGGCGCTAACAAGAAATATCCCGGCTTCGATCCGCTCGAAATTTTTTCAACCGGTGAAGCGGAAGCGGCATCGAGCGTTCGCACTGGCGTCATCTACGGCGCCGACGTTGATTCGGAAATCAGCCTGCGCACCTTCGATTTCCCGCTCGACACGCCTGGACGGCCCTACGCGGCTGCGATGTCGCTTGAGGAGGCCGAGGAGACGGTCCGCACCAATGGCTCGGTGCTCACCGACGGCACGGTTCAGTACGCAGCACTCAATTATGTCGACCCACGCCGGTTTGTATCAAACCGCCTCGATCTTGATTTCAGCGCCAGCCTCAATGCCAGGGTAATTGCCGAGAACGTCTCGGTGGCGTCCTACTCACCGACTTCACAGCCTCGGGTCGAGTATCTTGATGACATTGTACCAGTCCGCAAGGCCGCAGCCTTGACCGACATACTCGACAGCGCCGGGTACAATGAGGAGCAATATGCCGCCGCCCTGCAGGCGCTGGACAGGCAGATCAAGATCAGCGCGATTCCCGAACACTCGGTGGTGCGTATCGGCGTCGAGCAGATTGGCGAGCGCGCCCGCGTCATCCGCATGAGCCTCTACCAGGATTCCCGACACCTCGTTACTGTCGCCGAATCAGACCACAACGGGTTCGTGGTCGGCACCGAACCGCCGCCAACACCGGCAGTCCGTTCAGCCTTCGACGACAGCGCTGCGCCGGTGGTCACTAAACGGGATCTTCCCAATGTCTATGACGGGATCTATCGCGCCGGACTGACCTATGGAATGTCGCCGGGCATGATCACCCAGATCATCAAGATGCTTGCCAGCACGGTCGACTTCCAGTCGCAACTCAAGCCAACCGACAGTCTCGAGGCATTCTTTTCGGTCGACGATGAGTCCGGAACCGCCAGTGACGATTCCGAACTGCTGTTCGTCAATGCCAAGTTCGGTGGCAACGCCGTCCGGCTCTACCGGTTCCAGCATCCCGAAGACAACTCCATCGATTACTATGACCAGGAAGGCCGCAGTGCCAAGCAGTTCCTGCTGCGCAACCCGGTCCCGAATGGCAAGTTCCGTTCCGGCTTCGGCATGCGTCGGCACCCGATCCTCAAATATTCGAAAATGCACACCGGGGTGGACTGGTCAGCCCCGCGCGGCACGCCGATCATTGCCTCTGGCAATGGCGTCGTCGAACGGGCCGGCTGGAGTGGCGGCTATGGCAAACAGACGATGATCCGCCACGCCAACGGCTATGTCTCGAGTTATTCCCACCAGAACGCGATCGCCAAGGGCATCAAGGCGGGCGTCCGTGTGCGACAGGGCCAGGTCATCGGCTATGTCGGATCGACTGGCCTGTCGACCGGCCCGCATTTGCATTACGAGCTGATCGTCAATGGCAACAAGGTGGACGCAATGCGGATTCGCCTGCCCGACGGCAAAACCCTCAAGGGCGATGCGCTCGATATGTTTGCCCGTGAACGCGATCGCATCAACGCGCTTCTCGATATCGAGGTTTCCAACAAGGAAGTCGCCAGCCGGTGA
- the clpB gene encoding ATP-dependent chaperone ClpB translates to MNIEKYSERVRGFIQSAQSYALAEGHQQFVPEHLLKVLMDDDQGMASSLIERAGGRPADVRLGNDAALAKLPKVSGGNGQLYLSQPIAKVFQTAEDGAKKAGDSFVTVERLLLALVIENSAATSKILSKAGLTAQGLNQTINEIRKGRTADSAGAEQGFDALKKYARDLTEAAREGKLDPVIGRDEEIRRTIQVLSRRTKNNPVLIGEPGVGKTAIAEGLALRIVNGDVPESLKDKQLMSLDMGALIAGAKYRGEFEERLKAVLSEIQANNGGIILFIDEMHTLVGAGKADGAMDASNLLKPALARGELHCVGATTLDEYRKHVEKDAALARRFQPVMVEEPTVEDTVSILRGLKEKYEQHHKVRISDSALVSAAVLSNRYITDRFLPDKAIDLVDESAARLRMQVDSKPEELDELDRRIMQLKIEREALKKETDQASKDRLERLDKELSDIEEKSDALTARWQSEKHKLGHAADLKQKLEAARNDLAIAQRSGEYQRAGELAYSEIPALERQLEEAEAHNEADVAGMVEETVTPDHIAHIVSRWTGIPVDRMLQGERDKLLRMEDEIGKRVVGQGEAVQAVAKAVRRARAGLQDPNRPMGSFIFLGPTGVGKTELTKALAEFLFDDETALIRMDMSEYMEKHSVSRLIGAPPGYVGYDEGGALTEAVRRRPYQVILFDEIEKAHPDVFNVLLQVLDDGRLTDGQGRTVDFRNTLIVMTSNLGAEYLIALGEDQDADAARDDVMNVVRSAFRPEFLNRVDEIILFQRLRRSEMGAIVDIQLGRLGQLLADRKIEVTLDGPARDWLAEKGYDPAYGARPLKRVVQKYVQDPLAEKILLGEVGDGAHVSVSAGSDRLVFAVSQNAPAALEEAPGEAA, encoded by the coding sequence ATGAATATTGAAAAATACTCGGAGCGCGTGCGCGGCTTCATCCAGTCCGCACAGTCATATGCCTTGGCCGAAGGGCACCAGCAATTTGTGCCGGAGCACCTGCTCAAGGTGTTGATGGACGATGATCAGGGTATGGCCTCGTCGCTGATCGAGCGCGCTGGCGGCAGGCCAGCCGATGTCCGGTTGGGCAATGATGCGGCGCTGGCGAAATTGCCCAAGGTGAGTGGTGGTAACGGGCAGCTCTATCTGTCGCAGCCGATTGCCAAGGTGTTCCAGACGGCGGAGGATGGCGCAAAGAAGGCCGGGGACAGTTTTGTCACCGTCGAAAGGCTGTTGCTGGCGTTGGTGATTGAAAACTCCGCGGCCACCTCGAAAATTCTCTCCAAGGCCGGTTTGACGGCACAAGGCCTTAACCAGACCATCAACGAGATCCGGAAGGGCCGCACCGCTGACAGTGCCGGGGCCGAACAGGGTTTCGATGCTTTGAAAAAATATGCTCGTGACCTGACCGAGGCTGCACGTGAAGGCAAGCTGGACCCGGTGATCGGCCGCGATGAAGAAATTCGACGTACCATTCAGGTGCTGTCACGCCGCACCAAGAACAATCCGGTGCTGATTGGCGAGCCCGGCGTTGGCAAGACCGCGATCGCTGAAGGTCTGGCGCTCCGGATCGTCAATGGTGACGTGCCCGAATCGCTGAAGGACAAGCAACTGATGTCGCTCGACATGGGCGCGCTGATCGCCGGCGCGAAATACCGTGGCGAGTTCGAGGAACGGCTGAAGGCGGTGTTGTCGGAAATACAGGCCAACAATGGCGGGATCATCCTTTTCATCGATGAGATGCACACGCTGGTTGGCGCGGGCAAGGCCGACGGAGCGATGGATGCGTCAAACCTGTTGAAGCCGGCGCTGGCGCGTGGCGAGTTGCACTGTGTCGGCGCAACGACGCTTGATGAGTACCGCAAGCACGTGGAAAAGGACGCAGCCCTTGCCCGGCGGTTCCAGCCGGTGATGGTGGAAGAGCCTACCGTTGAGGATACGGTTTCGATCCTGCGCGGGCTCAAGGAAAAATACGAGCAGCATCACAAGGTGCGAATCAGCGATTCGGCGCTGGTCTCTGCAGCCGTGCTTTCCAACCGCTACATTACTGACCGGTTTCTGCCCGACAAGGCGATCGATCTGGTTGACGAGTCGGCCGCGCGGTTGCGGATGCAGGTCGATTCCAAACCCGAAGAGCTCGATGAACTCGATCGCCGCATCATGCAGCTGAAAATTGAACGCGAGGCTCTGAAGAAAGAGACTGACCAGGCGTCCAAGGACCGGCTGGAACGGCTCGACAAGGAATTGTCGGATATCGAGGAAAAGTCTGATGCGCTGACAGCGCGGTGGCAATCGGAAAAGCACAAGCTCGGCCATGCCGCCGATCTCAAGCAGAAGCTTGAGGCGGCACGCAATGATCTGGCGATCGCCCAGCGCAGCGGCGAGTACCAGCGCGCCGGGGAACTGGCCTATAGCGAGATCCCGGCACTGGAGCGGCAGCTTGAAGAAGCCGAAGCTCATAACGAGGCTGATGTTGCCGGCATGGTCGAGGAAACTGTGACGCCGGATCATATCGCCCATATCGTCTCGCGTTGGACCGGGATTCCTGTTGACCGGATGCTGCAAGGCGAGCGTGATAAGCTGCTCAGGATGGAAGACGAGATCGGCAAGCGGGTGGTCGGCCAGGGTGAAGCAGTTCAGGCTGTCGCCAAGGCTGTCCGCCGGGCCCGTGCCGGGTTGCAGGACCCGAACCGGCCGATGGGGTCGTTCATCTTTCTGGGGCCGACCGGTGTCGGCAAGACCGAACTGACCAAGGCGCTCGCCGAATTCCTGTTCGATGACGAGACCGCGCTGATTCGGATGGATATGTCCGAATATATGGAAAAGCACTCGGTCTCGCGTCTGATCGGCGCGCCTCCCGGCTATGTCGGCTATGACGAGGGTGGCGCACTCACCGAAGCGGTGCGGCGCAGACCCTATCAGGTGATCCTGTTCGACGAGATCGAGAAGGCGCATCCGGATGTCTTCAATGTGCTGTTGCAGGTGCTTGATGACGGCCGGCTGACCGATGGACAGGGCCGCACGGTCGATTTCCGCAACACGCTGATCGTGATGACATCGAACCTGGGCGCGGAATACCTTATCGCGCTGGGTGAAGACCAGGATGCGGATGCCGCGCGCGACGACGTGATGAACGTGGTGCGTTCGGCCTTCCGTCCGGAATTCCTCAACCGGGTGGACGAGATCATCCTGTTCCAGCGGCTGCGGCGGTCGGAAATGGGAGCGATTGTCGACATCCAGCTTGGCCGGCTTGGCCAACTTCTTGCCGATCGCAAGATCGAGGTGACGCTGGATGGCCCCGCCCGCGACTGGCTGGCGGAGAAGGGCTACGATCCCGCCTATGGCGCACGCCCGCTCAAGCGCGTCGTGCAGAAATACGTGCAGGATCCGCTGGCAGAGAAAATCCTGCTGGGTGAGGTCGGTGATGGCGCGCATGTGAGTGTGAGCGCCGGATCTGACAGGCTGGTGTTCGCGGTTTCTCAGAACGCGCCTGCCGCGCTGGAAGAAGCCCCAGGCGAAGCGGCGTAA
- a CDS encoding ABC transporter ATP-binding protein, giving the protein MGVLTISDVRKHYGGQDVLKGVSIDITDGEFLVLVGPSGCGKSTLLRMIAGLEEINGGTISIEGEIINELAPKDRDIAMVFQSYALYPHMTVAQNMDYALRLKKIPRKDRDDRIARVAEILGLTPYLDRMPKQLSGGQRQRVAMGRAIVRDPAVYLFDEPLSNLDAKLRVQMRFEVKQNHARLKTTTVYVTHDQVEAMTMADRIVVMNDGRIEQIGTPLELYDHPANLFVAGFIGSPAMNMIEGTVADGLFTAADGTTIKLGDLRNQVSGDIVLGLRPEHFVLDPAGIEVDVLAVEPTGAETQVMIRLAGQPVILTLRERRSFIPGETITVRPDPSMCHLFDAATGANIRPDQSVT; this is encoded by the coding sequence ATGGGCGTTTTAACGATCAGCGATGTCAGGAAGCACTATGGCGGGCAGGATGTCCTCAAGGGTGTTTCCATCGACATTACCGATGGCGAGTTTCTGGTGTTGGTCGGGCCATCGGGCTGTGGCAAATCTACATTGCTGCGAATGATTGCCGGACTTGAGGAAATTAACGGCGGCACCATTTCCATTGAAGGTGAGATCATCAACGAGCTGGCCCCCAAAGATCGCGACATCGCCATGGTGTTCCAGTCCTATGCGCTTTATCCTCACATGACTGTGGCACAAAATATGGATTACGCGCTGCGGCTGAAGAAGATCCCGCGCAAGGACCGCGATGATCGGATCGCTCGGGTCGCCGAAATACTGGGCTTGACCCCCTATCTTGACCGGATGCCGAAACAGCTTTCGGGAGGACAGCGCCAGCGCGTTGCCATGGGACGCGCCATCGTGCGCGATCCGGCAGTATATCTGTTCGACGAACCGCTCTCCAATCTCGATGCCAAACTGCGGGTGCAGATGCGTTTTGAAGTCAAACAGAACCACGCTCGACTAAAGACAACCACAGTCTATGTCACCCACGATCAGGTCGAAGCGATGACCATGGCAGACCGAATTGTGGTGATGAATGACGGCCGCATCGAACAGATCGGCACCCCGCTTGAGCTTTACGACCACCCGGCAAATCTGTTCGTGGCGGGGTTCATCGGCTCTCCGGCGATGAACATGATCGAAGGCACGGTTGCCGATGGGCTTTTCACCGCCGCCGACGGCACCACGATCAAGCTTGGGGATCTGCGCAACCAGGTTTCCGGCGACATTGTTCTCGGCCTGAGGCCGGAACATTTCGTGCTCGATCCCGCGGGGATCGAGGTCGACGTGCTGGCGGTAGAACCCACCGGAGCCGAAACGCAGGTGATGATCCGTCTCGCCGGGCAGCCTGTGATTCTTACCCTACGCGAACGGCGCTCATTCATCCCGGGCGAGACCATCACCGTTCGCCCGGACCCATCGATGTGCCATCTTTTTGACGCTGCGACCGGTGCGAACATTCGACCCGATCAATCAGTGACGTGA
- a CDS encoding IS3 family transposase (programmed frameshift), translated as MAGKREKPEEIVSKLRQVEVLQGQGATIADAVRQIGVTQQTFYRWRKLYGGMQRSQLTRLKELEKENQRLRRAVSDLTLDKLILTEAAKGKLLSPSRRRKCIDHVRRELGVSERRACRTLGQHRSTQRKVPQGRADEERLTDDIIELADKYGRYGYRMVTGLLNNAGWQVNHKRVERIWRREGLKVPQKQKKKGRLWLNDGSCVRLRPERPNHVWSYDFVQDRTADGRVYRTLNIIDEYTREALMIRVDRKLNSTDVLDALTDLFILRDPPEYIRSDNGPEFIAQKVRDWIAAVGAKTAYIEPGSPWENGYCESFNARFRDELLNGEIFYSLREAQILIEQWRIHYNTVRPHSALGYRPPAPESIVPMDQTPMMH; from the exons ATGGCTGGAAAACGAGAGAAGCCGGAAGAGATTGTATCGAAGCTTCGGCAGGTTGAAGTTCTGCAAGGGCAAGGTGCGACGATTGCTGACGCGGTGCGCCAGATCGGCGTGACACAGCAGACGTTTTATCGATGGCGGAAGCTCTATGGCGGGATGCAGCGATCTCAACTCACTCGGCTGAAAGAGCTGGAGAAGGAGAACCAGCGGCTTCGGCGGGCGGTGTCTGACCTGACACTGGACAAACTCATCCTGACCGAGGCGGCAA AAGGGAAACTTCTAAGCCCTTCGCGTCGGCGCAAGTGCATCGACCATGTGCGGCGGGAGCTCGGCGTATCAGAACGCCGCGCCTGCCGCACGCTCGGACAACACCGATCCACACAGCGCAAGGTGCCACAGGGCCGGGCAGATGAAGAACGGCTGACCGATGATATCATCGAACTGGCCGACAAGTACGGGCGCTATGGGTATCGCATGGTCACCGGTCTGCTGAACAACGCGGGCTGGCAGGTAAACCATAAGCGGGTTGAGCGCATCTGGCGGCGTGAAGGGCTGAAAGTGCCACAAAAGCAGAAGAAAAAGGGGCGGCTTTGGCTGAACGACGGATCATGTGTGCGTCTCAGACCGGAACGGCCAAACCACGTCTGGTCCTACGACTTCGTCCAGGATCGAACCGCTGACGGCCGCGTCTATCGGACGCTGAATATCATCGACGAATACACCAGGGAGGCACTCATGATCCGCGTGGACCGCAAGCTCAACTCAACGGACGTGCTGGATGCTCTGACAGACCTATTCATCCTGCGCGACCCGCCGGAATACATTCGGTCGGACAATGGGCCGGAATTTATCGCCCAGAAAGTGCGGGATTGGATTGCAGCTGTTGGAGCCAAGACGGCCTACATAGAGCCAGGCTCACCATGGGAGAACGGATACTGCGAAAGCTTCAACGCCCGGTTCCGCGACGAGCTGCTGAACGGCGAAATCTTCTACAGCCTAAGGGAGGCGCAAATCCTGATCGAGCAATGGCGTATCCACTACAACACCGTCAGGCCGCATAGCGCTCTGGGCTACCGCCCGCCCGCGCCGGAAAGCATTGTCCCGATGGACCAGACGCCCATGATGCACTAA